The genomic region ctcccggagttcactcagactcacgtccatcaagtcagcgatgccatccagccatctcatcctctgtcgtccccttatcctcctgcccccagtccctcccaacatcagagtctttcccaatgagtcaactctttgcatgaggtggccaaagtactggagtttcagctttagcatcattccttccaaagaaatcccagggctgatctccttcagaatggactggttggatctccttgcagtccaagggactctcccaGCCGTCACCTGACAGCCTGCCTCTGGGGTACATGTGGGGGCGGGGGCACATTTAAGGCCCCACACTGGGTTTGTGCCCTGGGTGGCGGAGGGTGGTCTCATCTGTTCCCCTGGATCCTCAGCCTTCCCCACTCTGCCCGCTTCCCTCATCCTGCACTTGTGTGTGAGGGTGTGCCGGAATTGGCCAAGCCCCCAACCCCTCCGCTTGTCTCCCTGTATCTGCAGTGGGTGAATGGGGTCCATGTGATCGAGCACGAGGGGGGCCATCTCCCCTTTGAGGCTGACAGGAGGCCCCTTTCTTCCTGCTGCATAACCATCGCCATCAATAACACGCTGTCCCCCCACACCCTGCCACCTGGGACCATCCTCTACAAGACGGACCCCTCCATGTGAGCAGCACCTAGCCCAGCCctcgcccccgcccccactccccaccctgcccagaCGTCTTCCCACCAGGGGACAGGGTGGCTTCAGCAGAGGTGAGGCCCTGGCTCTTGGAGGCCAGGGAGACATATGAGTTGAGATCGAAGGATTCAGGACAAGGCCACTGTCCCCTTGCTCCGTCCTAGGTACCCCAAGGGTTACTTTGTCCAGAACACAAAGTTTGACTTCTTCAACTACGCGGGACTGCATCGGTCCGTGCTCCTCTACACCACGCCTACCACCTACATTGATGACATTACCGTCACCACCGACATGGACCAAGACATTGGTGAGGCTCCTGCCAGGATCTGCCCTCAGCCAGGCCCAGAGTGGCTTGGTTCCctgtttggaaagatccccttggagacGGGCTCTCCCATCCACCTCCTCAAGGTGCTCTCACCTGTAGGACCACAGGCCACATGCCCCCCTCTTCTCTCTCATCTGATCTCTCGTCTCCTGTAGGGCTGGTGAATTACCAGATCATCGTCCAGGGCAGTGACCACTTCCAAGTGGACGTGTCTCTTCTGGATGAGGAAGGCAAAGTCGTGGCCAAGGGGGCAGGGGCCGAGGGCCAGCTGCAGGTGCCCAGTGCCCACCTCTGGTGGCCGTACCTGATGCACGAGCACCCTGCCTACCTGTACTCGTTGGAGGTAATGGTGGTGAGGATTGGGCTGGGGGAGGCCGTTTGCCCCCATCCAGCAGCCCTAGCTTCAGCAGGCCTGGTCCCCTCAGCTTCCTGGTCTGTTGGATTGAAGAGTCCCCAGCCTGATTTTTTTCAGCCATTGGTGGGGAGGCCGAGTTGGAAGAGAAGCCCCGCGGCAGTGTGGGCAAAAGTTTCTTCTTGCTCACGGCAGATATAATTTCTGCCTCTCTCCACCTGCAGACCCAGAGGTGGGCCACAGTGATTTGCCAGGGGCTGTCCTGCGAAGCTCAGGCTGCGTGGGGCTCAGGCCGGTCAGGCTGCCTCATGCCCAGTGCTCGATTTCGCAGGTGAAGCTGATGGCTCAGACGGCTGTGGGGCCCGTGTCTGACTTCTACACCCTCCCGGTGGGGATCCACACCGTGGCCGTCACCGAGAGCCAGTTCCTCATCAATGGGAAGCCGTTCTATTTCCGAGGGGTCAACAAGCATGAGGATGCAGACGTGAGTAGGGGCTCCTGGGTCCCTGTTTCTCACCATCCCCTTCCCTGCAGCCCCTGGAGTGGCTGAGGGCAGCTCAGAGCAAAGCGCCCCAAACCACTGCCTGTGCTTGGCCTGGATAGCGGGCTGATGGGGTGACTCCGGCGGGCCCGGCTCTTGGAGGAAACGTGTCTGGGATGGAGTCGAGGGCAGGGGCTCATCCGTCTCTGCTGTCCTCCAGATCCGAGGGAAGGGCTTTGACTGGCCGCTGCTGGTGAAGGACTTCAACCTGCTTCGCTGGCTGGGCGCCAACGCCTTCCGCACCAGCCACTACCCCTACGCAGAGGAGGTGCTGCAGCTCTGTGACCGCTACGGGATCGTGGTCATCGACGAGAGCCCTGGTGTGGGCATCGTGCTGGTGTGAGTGCCCGCTGCCTGCACTGCGCGGCACCCCCAGTTCGGCAGCCTGTGCGTGCatgctgtcgctcagtcatgtctgactctgggaccctatggactgtagcccatcagactcctctatctatgggattctccaggccagaataccagagtgggttgccattttccttcttcaggggatcttcccgacccaaggatcgaacttgtgtTTCCTACGTTGGGAggcgggttgtttaccactgagtcatcagggaagcccagagtttctactagagggaaagaaaatcagaCTGACctgttccctctcctcccctggccTGCAGCGAGAGCTTCAGCAACGTGTCTCTGCAACACCACCTGGAGGTGATGGAGGAAATGATCCGCAGGGACAAGAATCACCCGGCCGTTGTAATGTGGTCCTTGGCCAATGAGCCCGCTTCCTTCCTGAAACCGGCTGGTTACTACTTCAAGTGAGTGCTCCTGCCTTGCCTGGTCCGGGTCCCCGTTGAGACCGCAGCCTGCTGGCCCAGCTCAGCCTTGCCTGGCAGCCAGGGGAGAGTGTCAGTGGGCCCTGCAGTGGGTGTGGGCTGCTTCCAGCCCAGGTGCATCCATCCCTGGTCAATTCAGGGGACAAGATACTCACCCACCCAGATTATGATTTCAGACAAGTGTCTCCTTGTCACACCTGAAATGAAATGCAGAGTTaacctacctgctgctgctgctgctaagtcgcttcagtcgtgtccgactctgtgcgaccccatagacagcagcccactaggctcctctgtccctgggattcctcaggcaagaacatcgagtgggttgccatttccttctcca from Bos javanicus breed banteng chromosome 25, ARS-OSU_banteng_1.0, whole genome shotgun sequence harbors:
- the LOC133238293 gene encoding beta-glucuronidase-like, whose translation is MGSIGHWIISLPHSARFPHPALVCEGVPELAKPPTPPLVSLYLQWVNGVHVIEHEGGHLPFEADRRPLSSCCITIAINNTLSPHTLPPGTILYKTDPSMYPKGYFVQNTKFDFFNYAGLHRSVLLYTTPTTYIDDITVTTDMDQDIGLVNYQIIVQGSDHFQVDVSLLDEEGKVVAKGAGAEGQLQVPSAHLWWPYLMHEHPAYLYSLEVMVTAVGPVSDFYTLPVGIHTVAVTESQFLINGKPFYFRGVNKHEDADIRGKGFDWPLLVKDFNLLRWLGANAFRTSHYPYAEEVLQLCDRYGIVVIDESPGVGIVLVESFSNVSLQHHLEVMEEMIRRDKNHPAVVMWSLANEPASFLKPAGYYFKTLIAHTKALDPSRPVTFVTNTNYEADLGAPYVDVICVNSYYSWYHDYGHMEVIQLQLATQFENWYKAYQKPMIQSEYGADAIEGFHEVSASKMGVIFSLSRTVMSVITAPD